A genomic segment from Curtobacterium sp. MCSS17_007 encodes:
- a CDS encoding extracellular solute-binding protein, with translation MPIRPAVPTPQSRGGAFTRRTLLAGAAAGAAVLPLAACSSPIAAGIAGAPLNPETLVFWNLFGGGDGVRMQTMEDGYAKQHGGSSSLQATTFAWGNPYYSKVTLATVGNKPPDVAIAHLTRAKPLWDGDLLDPITDDDLASVGLSASDFNQKAWTAQKTDGKNICIPLDTHPFVLFYNVEVCRKAGLIDGDGTLKDLDGLENFEAALAAVAKVTGGTALNVANVVPETATPWRFFWTMYNQIEGATPFISDGGAKLTVNEDAYNTVTEMTQRWVGEGWLNKALDYATAQSLMFDGKAGFFMQGEWEISTAQSIKGLEFGMVPIPQLFDKPATQADSHTFILPKKDRTPEQRKAHMLFIKQMLEQSLTWAEGGHVPAYMPTFDSAQYKDLRPQSNYASAAESAVFDDPAWYGGSGSTFEGIVGAQLALVQQGSSSPAQALSAIKGQLATYLNTPSPL, from the coding sequence ATGCCGATCCGACCAGCCGTACCCACCCCGCAGTCCCGCGGCGGTGCCTTCACCCGGCGGACACTGCTCGCCGGCGCAGCCGCCGGTGCCGCCGTCCTGCCGCTCGCCGCCTGTTCGAGCCCGATCGCCGCCGGCATCGCCGGCGCCCCGCTCAACCCGGAGACGCTCGTCTTCTGGAACCTGTTCGGCGGCGGCGACGGCGTCCGCATGCAGACGATGGAGGACGGGTACGCGAAGCAGCACGGCGGTTCGTCCTCGCTGCAGGCGACGACGTTCGCCTGGGGCAACCCGTACTACTCGAAGGTCACACTCGCCACCGTCGGGAACAAGCCGCCGGACGTCGCGATCGCCCACCTCACGCGCGCGAAGCCGCTGTGGGACGGCGACCTGCTCGACCCGATCACGGACGACGACCTGGCGAGCGTCGGCCTCAGCGCGAGCGACTTCAACCAGAAGGCCTGGACCGCGCAGAAGACCGACGGCAAGAACATCTGCATCCCGCTGGACACGCATCCCTTCGTGCTGTTCTACAACGTCGAGGTGTGCAGGAAGGCCGGCCTGATCGACGGCGACGGCACGCTCAAGGACCTCGACGGTCTCGAGAACTTCGAAGCGGCACTGGCCGCCGTCGCGAAGGTCACCGGCGGGACGGCGCTCAACGTCGCGAACGTCGTACCGGAGACCGCGACCCCGTGGCGCTTCTTCTGGACGATGTACAACCAGATCGAGGGCGCGACGCCGTTCATCAGCGACGGCGGCGCGAAGCTCACCGTCAACGAGGACGCCTACAACACGGTCACGGAGATGACCCAGAGGTGGGTCGGGGAGGGCTGGCTCAACAAAGCGCTCGACTACGCGACGGCGCAGTCGCTCATGTTCGACGGCAAGGCCGGCTTCTTCATGCAGGGCGAGTGGGAGATCAGCACCGCGCAGTCGATCAAGGGGCTGGAGTTCGGCATGGTGCCGATCCCGCAGCTGTTCGACAAGCCGGCGACGCAGGCCGACTCGCACACCTTCATCCTGCCGAAGAAGGACCGCACGCCCGAGCAGCGCAAGGCGCACATGCTCTTCATCAAGCAGATGCTCGAGCAGAGCCTCACCTGGGCCGAGGGCGGACACGTGCCGGCCTACATGCCCACGTTCGACAGTGCGCAGTACAAGGACCTCCGGCCGCAGTCGAACTACGCGTCGGCCGCCGAGTCCGCGGTCTTCGACGACCCGGCCTGGTACGGCGGGTCCGGCTCCACCTTCGAGGGCATCGTGGGCGCCCAGCTCGCGCTCGTCCAGCAGGGCAGCAGCTCCCCCGCCCAGGCACTCTCGGCGATCAAGGGCCAGCTCGCGACCTACCTCAACACCCCGAGCCCGCTGTGA
- a CDS encoding siderophore-interacting protein: MAKIPRLMPEAPRLFRARVLRSVRYSPSVQRVTVTGDDLHEFPFAGYDHWFRLFLQLPHQATFTLPEIDGTRWYPQYLAIPQDERPHLANYTVAGYRHLPDGAAEMDVDFVVHTDADGVLEGGAAIWACAARPGDQLAVLDQGRIFDCPDDVSEVVVAAEETGLPAVVGIAASLPRDTVGRIIQEVPTAADVRVLDAPLGVEVTWIVREHVDPHEVPGRAALAELERHVPCDDRVYAFVVGESRLATAGRRHLHRAGVPKSRITFSGFWKHEARQAVPA; this comes from the coding sequence ATGGCGAAGATCCCGCGGCTCATGCCCGAGGCACCCCGGCTCTTCCGTGCCCGTGTGCTCCGCTCCGTCCGGTACTCCCCGTCGGTGCAGCGGGTCACGGTCACCGGTGACGACCTGCACGAGTTCCCCTTCGCCGGGTACGACCACTGGTTCCGCTTGTTCCTGCAGCTCCCGCACCAGGCGACCTTCACGCTGCCCGAGATCGACGGCACCCGCTGGTACCCGCAGTACCTCGCCATCCCGCAGGACGAGCGCCCGCACCTGGCGAACTACACGGTCGCCGGCTACCGGCACCTGCCCGACGGCGCCGCCGAGATGGACGTCGACTTCGTCGTGCACACCGACGCCGACGGCGTGCTCGAGGGGGGAGCCGCCATCTGGGCCTGCGCGGCGCGACCGGGCGACCAGCTCGCGGTGCTCGACCAGGGACGCATCTTCGACTGCCCGGACGACGTCAGCGAGGTCGTCGTCGCGGCCGAGGAGACCGGGCTGCCCGCCGTCGTCGGCATCGCGGCCTCGCTGCCCCGCGACACCGTGGGCCGCATCATCCAGGAGGTCCCGACCGCCGCCGACGTCCGCGTGCTCGACGCTCCCCTCGGCGTCGAGGTCACCTGGATCGTCCGCGAGCACGTCGACCCGCACGAGGTCCCCGGACGGGCGGCGCTCGCCGAGCTCGAGCGGCACGTGCCGTGCGACGACCGGGTCTACGCCTTCGTCGTGGGGGAGTCGCGGCTCGCCACCGCCGGCCGTCGCCACCTGCACCGGGCCGGGGTCCCGAAGTCGCGGATCACGTTCTCGGGCTTCTGGAAGCACGAGGCTCGGCAGGCCGTCCCCGCCTGA
- a CDS encoding carbohydrate ABC transporter permease has product MTATESITTSRPRKLRSGVSAAAPANAAKIGVSGRGFNIVAAVILTVFAIIWLIPSLFALKTSLSDNGVAALGANAILSNWNPTLHSYSTLFRSGDIWNWYLASGITSVVTAVLTVLFASMAAFALSRLVFRGRNIAFLLIILGIMIPTQVLIIPIFQELNAVGLLNTYWSVIFPQVPAVIAVFIFKQFFDGIPKELEEAARIDGAGMWKIYWSVILPLSRPVIAAVTILTFVGVWNNLLLPLFVLSNPDLMTIPVGLATVQGSFGQRYADIQAGAILAALPLIILYLVFQRQIVEGVTGSGLKG; this is encoded by the coding sequence ATGACCGCCACCGAGAGCATCACGACCTCCCGTCCCCGCAAGCTGCGCTCCGGCGTCTCGGCGGCAGCGCCCGCCAACGCCGCGAAGATCGGCGTCTCCGGCAGGGGCTTCAACATCGTCGCCGCGGTCATCCTGACCGTGTTCGCGATCATCTGGCTCATCCCGAGCCTGTTCGCCCTGAAGACGTCGTTGTCCGACAACGGCGTCGCGGCGCTCGGCGCGAACGCGATCCTGTCGAACTGGAACCCGACGCTGCACTCCTACTCGACCCTGTTCCGGTCGGGCGACATCTGGAACTGGTACCTGGCCAGCGGCATCACGAGCGTCGTGACCGCCGTGCTGACGGTGCTGTTCGCGTCGATGGCGGCGTTCGCGCTGTCGCGGCTCGTGTTCCGCGGCCGGAACATCGCGTTCCTGCTGATCATCCTCGGCATCATGATCCCGACGCAGGTCCTGATCATCCCGATCTTCCAGGAGCTCAACGCGGTCGGCCTGCTCAACACCTACTGGTCGGTGATCTTCCCGCAGGTGCCCGCCGTGATCGCCGTGTTCATCTTCAAGCAGTTCTTCGACGGCATCCCGAAGGAGCTCGAGGAGGCGGCGCGCATCGACGGCGCGGGCATGTGGAAGATCTACTGGTCGGTCATCCTGCCGCTCTCGCGCCCCGTGATCGCGGCGGTGACGATCCTGACCTTCGTCGGCGTTTGGAACAACCTGCTCCTGCCGCTGTTCGTGCTGTCGAACCCGGACCTCATGACGATCCCGGTCGGGCTCGCCACGGTGCAGGGCAGCTTCGGGCAGCGCTACGCCGACATCCAGGCCGGTGCGATCCTCGCGGCGCTGCCGCTCATCATCCTCTACCTGGTCTTCCAGCGGCAGATCGTGGAGGGCGTGACGGGCTCGGGCCTGAAGGGCTAG
- a CDS encoding iron ABC transporter permease, whose translation MSAATDAHAGRAPAGRRGVRVGPVGLAWRPRVLGWTVGAIAVALVLVVLGVAVGSTFIAPGTVVRALFGAEDGPDGFIVTTLRLPRVLTGALVGLVLGTAGALTQTVTRNPLGTPDIIGVTSGASVGAVAAIVLGGGTYSVSSVVLSGGIPVAATIGALVAAAAVYGLGWRGGVQSYRLVLVGIGVSATLDAVTSYLLVRAKITVATAASQWLVGSLSSTSWSTVWPLLVVAAVCVPIALATSAALGIGQLGDEVATGVGLGVQRHRLLVLALAVVLTAAAVAAAGPIGFVAFVVPQVALRLAGTNRPPLLLAGALGAVLVLGADLLARSAFPWQVPVGIVTTVVGAPYLIWLLVRHRKEMSR comes from the coding sequence GTGAGCGCCGCGACCGACGCGCACGCGGGCCGTGCACCCGCCGGTCGTCGCGGCGTCCGCGTCGGCCCGGTCGGGCTCGCCTGGCGTCCGCGGGTGCTCGGCTGGACCGTCGGCGCGATCGCAGTGGCGCTGGTGCTCGTGGTGCTCGGCGTCGCCGTCGGCAGCACGTTCATCGCCCCGGGCACCGTCGTCCGTGCGCTGTTCGGTGCCGAGGACGGCCCGGACGGCTTCATCGTCACGACCCTCCGGCTCCCCCGCGTCCTCACCGGCGCGCTCGTCGGCCTGGTGCTCGGGACCGCCGGTGCGCTGACGCAGACGGTCACCAGGAACCCCCTCGGCACGCCGGACATCATCGGCGTGACCTCCGGCGCGAGCGTCGGCGCGGTCGCCGCGATCGTGCTCGGTGGCGGCACCTACTCGGTCTCCTCGGTCGTCCTGAGCGGCGGCATCCCGGTCGCGGCGACGATCGGAGCGCTCGTCGCCGCGGCTGCCGTGTACGGCCTCGGCTGGCGGGGCGGCGTGCAGAGCTACCGGCTCGTGCTCGTCGGCATCGGAGTGAGCGCCACGCTCGACGCCGTGACCAGCTACCTGCTCGTCCGCGCGAAGATCACCGTCGCCACCGCAGCGTCGCAGTGGCTCGTCGGCAGCCTGTCGAGCACCTCGTGGTCGACCGTGTGGCCGCTCCTCGTCGTCGCCGCGGTCTGCGTGCCGATCGCCCTCGCCACCAGCGCTGCGCTCGGCATCGGGCAGCTCGGCGACGAGGTCGCGACCGGCGTCGGACTCGGCGTGCAGCGGCACCGGCTGCTCGTCCTCGCCCTCGCGGTCGTCCTCACCGCTGCCGCCGTCGCCGCCGCCGGCCCGATCGGCTTCGTCGCGTTCGTCGTGCCCCAGGTCGCCCTGCGCCTGGCCGGCACGAACCGCCCGCCGCTGCTGCTCGCGGGGGCGCTCGGGGCGGTGCTCGTCCTCGGCGCCGACCTGCTCGCCCGCTCCGCCTTCCCGTGGCAGGTGCCCGTCGGCATCGTGACCACCGTCGTGGGCGCCCCGTACCTGATCTGGCTCCTCGTCCGCCACCGCAAGGAGATGTCCCGATGA
- a CDS encoding ABC transporter ATP-binding protein, which translates to MTAITTQTRTAGAPDGTTHRSAGSASPGTVLPVLEARGLSVGYDRDPVLRDLDLRIERGTVTTFLGANGCGKSTLLKAFGRVLKPQSGEVLLDGSPIRKEPNRAVARRLAILPQSPVAPAGTSVLDLVMRGRNPHQSWARPWTADDADVAEQAIAATGLTEVAHRDVASLSGGQRQRAWIALVVAQQAETLLLDEPTTYLDLAHQLDVLRLVRRLNREQGSTVVMVLHDLTLAARYSDRLVVLHDGGVVADGTPQDVLTPAVLETAFGLHARVVPDPVTGAPMIVPEADEHEAPPV; encoded by the coding sequence ATGACCGCCATCACGACCCAGACCCGGACCGCGGGCGCGCCGGACGGGACCACCCACCGGAGCGCGGGCAGCGCATCGCCCGGCACCGTGCTTCCCGTCCTCGAAGCACGGGGACTGTCCGTCGGCTACGACCGCGATCCCGTCCTCCGCGACCTGGACCTGCGGATCGAACGCGGCACCGTGACGACGTTCCTCGGCGCGAACGGGTGCGGGAAGTCGACGCTCCTCAAGGCGTTCGGCCGCGTGCTGAAGCCGCAGTCGGGCGAGGTCCTGCTCGACGGCTCCCCGATCCGCAAGGAGCCGAACCGGGCCGTCGCGCGGCGGCTCGCGATCCTGCCCCAGAGCCCGGTCGCACCGGCCGGCACGAGCGTCCTCGACCTGGTGATGCGCGGGCGGAACCCGCACCAGTCGTGGGCGAGGCCGTGGACCGCGGACGACGCCGACGTCGCCGAGCAGGCCATCGCCGCGACCGGTCTGACCGAGGTCGCCCACCGCGACGTCGCGAGCCTGTCCGGCGGCCAGCGACAGCGCGCGTGGATCGCGCTCGTGGTGGCGCAGCAGGCGGAGACCCTGCTGCTCGACGAACCGACGACGTACCTCGACCTCGCGCACCAGCTCGACGTGCTCCGCCTCGTGCGGCGCCTGAACCGCGAGCAGGGGTCGACGGTCGTGATGGTGCTGCACGACCTCACGCTCGCCGCGCGGTACTCGGACCGGCTGGTCGTCCTGCACGACGGCGGTGTCGTCGCCGACGGCACGCCGCAGGACGTCCTGACGCCCGCGGTGCTCGAGACCGCATTCGGGCTGCACGCCCGCGTCGTGCCGGACCCGGTCACGGGAGCGCCGATGATCGTGCCCGAGGCGGACGAGCACGAGGCCCCACCCGTCTGA
- a CDS encoding sugar ABC transporter permease: MTAAPVLTRPTDAATVTQRARPRTNATNRGQGRSGWLFLAPFGLFYVAFLLGPTVWMLVTSFFNTSTVRTGLGSFAGFANYAEMLGRSDFWSSLWHTLQFTLYTTPPLVVLAFVFAVLTNRMNRGQWFFRLAFFLPFILPSATISLIWVFIFTPSTGLWASLQSALGMTPGSGMLSSPNTAMIGVAIATVWWTLGFNFVLYLAGLQEIPRELYEAAAVDGASNWQQIKSITLPLLGRTTTLVILLQIIASLKIFDQVYLMTNGGPGISTQVSLQLITGVGFTDNRLGAASAASVLLFIVIVAIAVIRQLVERAAAKREIGA; encoded by the coding sequence GTGACCGCTGCACCAGTTCTCACCCGACCCACGGACGCCGCCACCGTCACCCAGCGCGCACGTCCCCGCACGAACGCGACCAACCGGGGCCAGGGCCGTTCCGGCTGGCTCTTCCTCGCGCCGTTCGGCCTGTTCTACGTGGCCTTCCTGCTCGGCCCCACCGTGTGGATGCTCGTCACGAGCTTCTTCAACACCTCGACCGTCCGCACCGGACTCGGCAGCTTCGCGGGCTTCGCGAACTACGCCGAGATGCTCGGACGGAGCGACTTCTGGTCGTCGCTGTGGCACACGCTCCAGTTCACGCTCTACACGACGCCGCCACTGGTGGTCCTGGCGTTCGTCTTCGCGGTGCTCACGAACCGGATGAACCGCGGCCAGTGGTTCTTCCGCCTGGCGTTCTTCCTGCCGTTCATCCTGCCGTCGGCGACGATCTCGCTCATCTGGGTGTTCATCTTCACGCCGTCGACCGGTCTCTGGGCGAGCCTGCAGTCCGCCCTCGGCATGACGCCCGGCTCGGGGATGCTGTCGAGCCCGAACACCGCGATGATCGGCGTCGCGATCGCCACGGTCTGGTGGACGCTCGGCTTCAACTTCGTGCTCTACCTGGCCGGCCTGCAGGAGATCCCGCGCGAGCTGTACGAGGCCGCTGCCGTCGACGGCGCCTCGAACTGGCAGCAGATCAAGTCGATCACGCTCCCGCTGCTCGGCCGCACCACCACCCTCGTGATCCTGCTGCAGATCATCGCGTCGCTGAAGATCTTCGACCAGGTGTACCTGATGACGAACGGCGGTCCGGGCATCTCGACCCAGGTCTCGCTGCAGCTCATCACGGGCGTCGGCTTCACCGACAACCGCCTCGGCGCCGCGTCCGCCGCGTCGGTGCTCCTGTTCATCGTGATCGTCGCGATCGCGGTCATCCGGCAGCTCGTCGAGCGCGCTGCCGCCAAGCGAGAGATCGGGGCCTGA
- a CDS encoding ABC transporter substrate-binding protein, with protein MKIPRRGSLRAALVTSVAVSALLLTGCSGANDGAGSADTAGTGSAASGPWSYKDATGATVKTDNTPKRVVVLNDIAISFIEYGLRPVGTFGQLTMAKDARFDDLDKDGITQLGEAYGDIDLEQLAALKPDLVVTSVYPKDEKGTLDTTQPGYGFKDKEQEQQIEAIAPVVQVEWGGKGEDVIEEIAGLAESLGAPESKVEAAEDRFDAAEDTLEQAAKQSDVSVVSMYADGDGAYVTRPSDEPTLQMYSSFGVDFVQPEPKGFYWGIYSWENAGQITGDVILLSQQGYQVADLEKQPTFADNPALEAGQVHSWTFPALDYASQADYMTKLAGWLEDSKKVS; from the coding sequence GTGAAGATCCCCCGCCGCGGCTCCCTGCGCGCCGCTCTCGTGACCTCCGTGGCCGTCTCGGCCCTCCTCCTCACCGGCTGCTCCGGTGCGAACGACGGAGCCGGCTCCGCTGACACCGCGGGCACGGGCTCGGCCGCCTCCGGCCCCTGGTCGTACAAGGACGCCACCGGCGCCACCGTCAAGACCGACAACACCCCGAAGCGCGTCGTCGTCCTCAACGACATCGCCATCTCGTTCATCGAGTACGGCCTGCGGCCGGTCGGCACCTTCGGGCAGCTGACCATGGCGAAGGACGCCCGCTTCGACGACCTCGACAAGGACGGCATCACCCAGCTCGGCGAGGCGTACGGCGACATCGACCTCGAGCAGCTCGCGGCCCTGAAGCCCGACCTCGTCGTCACGTCGGTGTACCCGAAGGACGAGAAGGGCACCCTCGACACGACCCAGCCCGGGTACGGCTTCAAGGACAAGGAGCAGGAGCAGCAGATCGAGGCGATCGCGCCGGTCGTCCAGGTCGAGTGGGGCGGCAAGGGCGAGGACGTCATCGAGGAGATCGCCGGCCTGGCCGAGTCGCTCGGCGCGCCCGAGTCGAAGGTCGAGGCCGCCGAGGACCGCTTCGACGCGGCCGAGGACACCCTCGAACAGGCTGCGAAGCAGAGCGACGTCTCCGTCGTCTCGATGTACGCGGACGGCGACGGCGCCTACGTGACCCGCCCGTCCGACGAACCGACCCTGCAGATGTACTCGTCGTTCGGCGTCGACTTCGTGCAGCCGGAGCCGAAGGGGTTCTACTGGGGCATCTACTCGTGGGAGAACGCGGGGCAGATCACCGGTGACGTGATCCTGCTCTCGCAGCAGGGCTACCAGGTCGCGGACCTCGAGAAGCAGCCGACCTTCGCCGACAACCCGGCGCTCGAGGCCGGCCAGGTGCACAGCTGGACCTTCCCGGCGCTCGACTACGCGTCGCAGGCGGACTACATGACGAAGCTCGCGGGCTGGCTCGAGGACAGCAAGAAGGTCTCGTAG
- a CDS encoding VOC family protein: MSVRLSELVLNCRDPEALSRFWCAVLDYVELGKDEDGVEIGPASGFGGATPTIILNRVDHAPAQTLRLHIDLSPVDQDQDAELERLLALGARPADVGQTGEESWHVLQDPEGNEFCLLRTRLDPL, translated from the coding sequence ATGAGCGTCCGACTGAGCGAACTCGTGCTGAACTGCCGCGACCCCGAGGCGCTGTCGCGCTTCTGGTGCGCGGTGCTGGACTACGTCGAACTCGGCAAGGACGAGGACGGCGTCGAGATCGGTCCCGCGTCGGGCTTCGGCGGTGCCACCCCGACGATCATCCTGAACCGGGTCGACCACGCGCCGGCCCAGACCCTGCGGTTGCACATCGACCTGTCCCCGGTCGACCAGGACCAGGACGCCGAGCTCGAACGACTGCTCGCCCTGGGCGCACGTCCCGCCGACGTCGGGCAGACCGGCGAGGAGTCCTGGCACGTGCTCCAGGACCCCGAGGGCAACGAGTTCTGCCTGCTGCGGACGCGGCTCGACCCGCTCTGA
- a CDS encoding iron ABC transporter permease — protein sequence MPSPETVLMPARADRTDGSPLAGSVHRATVRRRLLVVAALVVVLVAAAVASMLFGSNRLGVDQVLAGLTRTGSSTAEAVVWGSRIPRTLIGAAVGAALGIAGLLMQGHTRNPLADPGLFGVSSGAGLAVVLGVYVFGVTSTGATVWFALAGAVVASVVVFSVTVAGSGTASPVPLALAGAAVSALLGAVTSFIVLTDQDSLDAYRLWVVGSLAARQLDVLAAAAPFLLVGAALAVWNTRALDALGLGAELARGLGENVLVARLVGLGGITLLAAGATAAAGPVGFVGLTVPHVARALVGTGHRWTLPVSALVGAALVLAADVVGRLVGGFSEVEVGIVLAVLGGPVFVAVARRRSLVSL from the coding sequence GTGCCATCCCCCGAAACCGTCCTGATGCCTGCCCGGGCCGACCGGACCGACGGCTCCCCGCTTGCCGGCAGCGTGCACCGCGCGACGGTCCGCCGACGCCTGCTCGTGGTCGCGGCCCTGGTGGTCGTGCTGGTCGCGGCCGCGGTGGCCAGCATGCTCTTCGGGAGCAACCGGCTCGGCGTCGACCAGGTGCTCGCCGGGCTCACCCGGACGGGGTCGAGCACGGCAGAGGCGGTCGTCTGGGGATCGCGCATCCCCCGCACCCTCATCGGCGCCGCGGTCGGGGCGGCCCTCGGCATCGCGGGCCTGCTCATGCAGGGGCACACGCGGAACCCGCTCGCCGACCCCGGCCTGTTCGGGGTGTCATCGGGCGCGGGCCTCGCCGTCGTGCTCGGCGTGTACGTGTTCGGGGTGACGAGCACCGGCGCGACGGTGTGGTTCGCGCTCGCCGGCGCGGTCGTCGCCAGCGTCGTGGTCTTCTCCGTGACCGTCGCGGGGAGCGGGACCGCGAGTCCCGTCCCCCTCGCGCTCGCCGGTGCGGCCGTGTCCGCCCTGCTCGGCGCCGTGACGTCGTTCATCGTCCTCACCGACCAGGACTCCCTCGACGCGTACCGGCTCTGGGTCGTCGGCTCGCTCGCCGCGCGGCAGCTCGACGTGCTCGCCGCCGCGGCACCGTTCCTGCTCGTGGGCGCCGCGCTCGCGGTCTGGAACACCCGGGCGCTCGACGCACTGGGCCTCGGCGCGGAGCTCGCCCGTGGCCTCGGGGAGAACGTGCTCGTCGCACGGCTCGTCGGGCTCGGCGGCATCACGCTGCTCGCCGCCGGGGCCACCGCGGCCGCCGGACCCGTCGGGTTCGTCGGCCTGACGGTCCCCCACGTCGCACGCGCCCTGGTCGGTACCGGCCACCGGTGGACACTGCCCGTCTCGGCCCTGGTCGGCGCAGCGCTCGTGCTCGCCGCCGACGTGGTCGGGCGGCTCGTCGGCGGGTTCTCCGAGGTCGAGGTCGGCATCGTCCTCGCCGTGCTCGGCGGCCCCGTCTTCGTGGCCGTCGCCCGTCGTCGATCGCTGGTGTCCCTGTGA
- a CDS encoding alpha-N-arabinofuranosidase, whose product MPRTHLVLDAAFTVGPVRRRLFGGFVEHLGRHVYDGIHEPAHETADEHGFRRDVIDLVKELNVSAIRYPGGNFVSGYKWEDGVGPVEQRPRRLDLAWHSTETNEVGLHEFQHWLDRVGSELMLAVNLGTRGTQEAIELLEYANIDAGTALSEYRRSNGRQEPFAVKMWCLGNEMDGPWQLGHKNAEDYGKLAAMTAKAMRQIQPDLELVACGSSGASMPTFGEWERTVLEHTYDDVDYISAHAYYEEDDDMPSFLASGVNMDHFIDTVTTAADHVKAHKKSDKRIDISFDEWNVWSIKRWEAQAKTFTLDEWPVAPRLLEDVYTVADAVVVGGLLISLLRHADRVASASLAQLVNVIGPIMTEPGGPAWRQTTFFPFSVTSRLANGTSLQVKASGDTVDGGKYGEVPVVDSAATVEDGKAAVFLVNRHQTESTTVTIDLAGLSVEGDVHAEGLWDDDVHAVNDLADRERVGLRTNETVRREGDTITIELPPVSWTAVSIG is encoded by the coding sequence ATGCCCCGCACACACCTCGTCCTCGACGCCGCGTTCACCGTGGGGCCGGTGCGCCGTCGCCTGTTCGGCGGGTTCGTCGAGCACCTCGGACGCCACGTCTACGACGGCATCCACGAGCCCGCGCACGAGACCGCCGACGAGCACGGCTTCCGCAGGGACGTCATCGACCTCGTCAAGGAGCTGAACGTCTCCGCGATCCGCTACCCCGGCGGCAACTTCGTGTCCGGCTACAAGTGGGAGGACGGGGTCGGCCCCGTCGAGCAGCGTCCCCGCCGCCTCGACCTCGCCTGGCACTCGACCGAGACGAACGAGGTCGGCCTGCACGAGTTCCAGCACTGGCTCGACCGCGTCGGCTCGGAGCTCATGCTCGCCGTCAACCTCGGCACCCGCGGCACGCAGGAGGCGATCGAGCTCCTCGAGTACGCGAACATCGACGCCGGTACCGCGCTGAGCGAGTACCGCCGCTCGAACGGCCGCCAGGAGCCCTTCGCCGTCAAGATGTGGTGCCTCGGCAACGAGATGGACGGGCCGTGGCAGCTCGGTCACAAGAACGCCGAGGACTACGGCAAGCTCGCCGCGATGACGGCGAAGGCCATGCGCCAGATCCAGCCCGACCTCGAGCTCGTCGCGTGCGGCTCGTCCGGTGCCTCGATGCCGACGTTCGGCGAGTGGGAGCGCACCGTCCTCGAGCACACCTACGACGACGTCGACTACATCTCGGCGCACGCGTACTACGAGGAGGACGACGACATGCCGTCGTTCCTGGCCTCGGGCGTCAACATGGACCACTTCATCGACACGGTCACGACCGCTGCCGACCACGTCAAGGCGCACAAGAAGTCGGACAAGCGCATCGACATCTCGTTCGACGAGTGGAACGTCTGGTCGATCAAGCGCTGGGAGGCGCAGGCCAAGACCTTCACGCTCGACGAGTGGCCGGTCGCACCCCGTCTGCTCGAGGACGTCTACACGGTCGCCGATGCGGTCGTCGTCGGCGGGCTCCTCATCTCGCTGCTCCGGCACGCCGACCGTGTGGCGTCGGCGAGCCTCGCGCAGCTCGTCAACGTCATCGGCCCGATCATGACCGAACCGGGCGGCCCGGCCTGGCGCCAGACGACGTTCTTCCCGTTCTCCGTCACGTCGCGGCTCGCGAACGGGACCTCGCTGCAGGTGAAGGCCTCGGGCGACACCGTCGACGGCGGCAAGTACGGCGAGGTGCCGGTCGTCGACTCGGCCGCCACGGTCGAGGACGGCAAGGCGGCGGTGTTCCTCGTCAACCGCCACCAGACCGAGTCGACCACGGTCACGATCGACCTCGCCGGCCTGTCGGTCGAGGGCGACGTCCACGCCGAGGGCCTCTGGGACGACGACGTGCACGCCGTCAACGACCTCGCGGACCGCGAGCGCGTCGGCCTCCGCACGAACGAGACCGTCCGCCGCGAGGGCGACACGATCACGATCGAACTGCCGCCGGTCTCCTGGACCGCGGTGTCGATCGGCTGA